A segment of the Paracoccus sp. SCSIO 75233 genome:
CGAGCCGTTGCCGCGCCTTGGTCAGGATGCGCCCCAGCTTCTGGCATTCTGCCGCGTGATTGCGGGTCGGCTTTGCTGCCGCCCAATGCGTCAACATCGTCTCAAGCGGCTCTCCGGCCAGTTCCGGATGAGCCTGCAGGAACCGGTCGAACCGCAGCAACCAATGAGCTTGCGTTTCGTACTGGTAGCCCCGGTTTCGCATCAGCGCGACATGGTCACGCATGAAGTCGCCCAGAACGCTGCCGTAGGGCGCAGGCCGATACAGTCCCGCGAGGGCCTCGTCGGGATTGGACGATGCAAGGGCACGCCAGATCGGCTTGTTCTGCTTGATGTTGTGCTGCCTGCGAAGCTCGGCAACGGGATTGCTGGCGATCAACTCGTTCTGGACCAGATAGTCGAGGAAACGGTCAACGATGCAGACCTGGTTCAATAGCGTCGACAATTTCCAGCGCGGTGCCATTTCGCCCAACCAGTCTTCGATCATCTGGCGATCCACTGCAGGGTGCCGGAGCGCAACATCTTCGAAGCTGCGAAGGAACCAGCGATACGTGGGTCTGCTTCCCGGCCGGAACTGCGACTTCTCCAGAAAGGCGTCGATGATGGTGCGATCGGGATCGTGCCAGGCGCTCATGACAGCACCTCCGATCCGGGCACGTCGAGCGCTACCGCCCGCAAATCTTCGGTGGCAAGTTTGAGATAGGTGTTGGTGGACTCGGTTGATCGGTGCCCGAGCACGTCGCCGATGATCTTTTGCGGAACCGACGCCCGCAGCAGTTCAACCGCACGCGCGTGGCGGAAGATATGCGGTCCACGTTTTCCCACCGGGGTGACGCCCGCTGCCGCCAGACGTCTTTTGACCATGCCGTGCAAGTTCGTCATCCGGGTATAGGGTGCAAGAGAGCGGATGAAGATTTCCCGGCATTCGACCTGCGGGCGCCCGGCACGCAGATAGTCAAGCAGCGCATCGCCGACCGGCGTCAGAAGCGGCATGGTGGAACAGGCATTGGTTTTGGTGTGCCGGATCCGCAGCGAATCCGCGCGCCAGTCGATGTCGTCGAGCCGGAGATTGCAGATCTCGCCTTGCCGCAACCCGTAGGTGGCAAGCATCAGCAAAATGGCATGGTCGCGCAGGCCCCTCGGCGACCTGTCTCTGCCGGTGGCCTCCAGAACCAGATCGATCTGGCTGCGGCTCAGGATCGAGGGAACATCCTCGTAGGCATAGAGCATGGGGCCGATGACCTGTGGGCTCAGATCGGTCGGAACCCGCCCCGACTGATGGAGATAGCGTAGCAGCGAACGGAGCCATGCGGCAGAACCCGAGAGCGATATCCGGCGCAGACCGATGGCGCGCATGTCCATGTAGTGATCGATATCGCGCACGGCCATTGCCGAGAGATCGTCGGCGCCGCTGCGGCAGAAGTACCAATCCAGAAAGCGCCGCGCCTCCCGTGAGCGCGCGTCGATCGTCGCATCTGACAGACCGCGTTCGTCACGCATCCAGTTCCCGTAATCATGGCAAATGGCGTGCCGGAGCATCGCACCCGATTCGATTTCTGTTTCAGGCGGCCACGTGCCTTGGGCGAGGCGGAGCAACCTGCCGATCGCTGTTTGCGGCAGCCTGTGCCAGCGTGAGCTGGGCGGACGACCGTAGCGATCCTGAAAGCAAAGGACTGCGTGGCGGAAATACTGATCGACCTGCGCTGGCGTCACCATCGTCACCGGCATGCCACGCTCAGCCAGGTAGTCCAGGAACCGGCGGGCGTAGAGCCGATGGTTGGTCACGACCACCGGATTGTAGTTCTGCTCCATGAGCGATTTCGCAAGCTCTTCGATCAGCTCGTCGTGCAATTTCAACATGAATGTCTCCTCAGACGGTTGGAAAGCCGCCGAGGTTTGCAATCAAAATAATGCGCAGCAAAGCCCGCGCTGATATCCAGAAGCCAAGGAAAACAAAAATGAATCCCGGACACCTTCGCATTATCGCGTCCTCGCGATTACAGATCATCCACACCAACTTGGAGGCCGCCCTTCAGGCCTCGGGTATTTCCTCCGAGACCGGTACGCTGAACCCCCAGGCGAAATCCGCTGCGCGCTCGGCCTTCGAGAGCAACAAGCAGCGTTTCTTCAATCATCTCATCACCGCCATGAAATGCCCTTCGCTCATCCATGCGATCGAAGCGGACCTGGCCGCGGGGCATTCGGCCGTGATTCAGGTGGTCTCGACCAGCGAGGCGGTGATGGAACGGCGCCTCGAAGAGATCCCGCCCTCGGAGTGGGACGACCTGCAGGTCGATTTTACGCCGCGCGAGAACATCATGGACTACCTCATGCACAGCTTCCCGACGCAGCTCTTCGAGCCCTACTCCGACGAGAACGGCGACCTACGCTCGCGTCCCGCCCTCGATGGTGATGGCAATCCGATTATCTGCCGTGAGGCGGAGCGGCGGCGGGATGAGCTTGTCGAGCATCTCGGTGCCCTTGCCCCGGTGCAGGGCGCGCTCGATCAGATCCTGTGGCATTTCGGGGGCGATGCGGTGGCCGAGGTCACGGGGCGCAAGCGGCGCATCGCGAGGACGCGTGAAGGGCGGCTCAAGGTCGAGAACCGAGCCGCCTCCTCCAACCTCGGCGAAACCCAGGCCTTCATGGATGACGCCAAGCGCATCCTGATCTTTTCTGACGCCGGTGGCACGGGGCGCAGCTACCACGCCGATCTTGGTGCAAAGAACCAGCGCCTCCGGGTGCATTACTTGCTTGAGCCTGGCTGGAAAGCCGACAATGCGATCCAGGGGCTGGGGCGTACCAACCGCACGAACCAAGCGCAGCCGCCGCTCTTTCGCCCCGTTGCCACAGACGTGAAGGGTGAGAAGCGGTTCCTCTCCACCATCGCCCGCCGCCTCGATACGCTCGGGGCCATCACCAAGGGGCAACGCGAGACGGGTGGGCAGAACATGTTCCGCGCCGAGGACAACCTCGAGAGCCCTTATGCACGAGCGGCGTTGCGGCAGTTCTTCTACAAGCTGCGCGCGGGCAAGATCGACGCCTGCTCCTACTCCAGGTTCCAGGAGATGGCCGGGCTGACGCTCGATGAGGCGGATGGCACGATGAAGGAAACCCTGCCGCCGATCCAGCAGTTCCTGAACCGCTGCCTCGCGCTCCGCATCGACATGCAGGACGCGATCTTCGAGGCCTTCGGCGGGTTTCTTTCGGCGATAATTGAGGACGCGCGTCAGGCAGGCACCCTCGATGTCGGGCTAGAGACCCTGCGCGCCGAGAAGTTTGAGATCGTTGATCGCAAGGTCATCTTCGAGCATGAGGCGACGGGCGCGACGGCAACTGCGCTGACCGTGGAGCGTATCGATCGCAACGATCCGCTCACTCTGCCCCGCGTCAAAGCCATCTGCGCCGACACAAGAGGCGCGACGCTGTGCTGGAACAAGACCTCCAAACGCGCGGCCCTGATGGTGAAAGCGCCGGCCTTCATGGACGAGGATGGCGTGCCGATCTTGCGGGTGAAGCTCCTGCGGCCCATGGCGACCGAAATCCTCGCGCTGACCGAGTTCTCGAAGTCGCACTGGGAAGAGATCGATGATGCGATGTTCGAGCAGCTCTGGCAGGCCGAGGTCGACGCGGTGCCGGAGTTCACTACATCGAAGATCACGCTGATCTGCGGCCTCCTCCTGCCGATCTGGGACCGGCTGCCCGCCGACAACATGCGGATCTATCGTCTGCAGACCGAGGACGGGGAGCGCGCCATCGGCCGCTTGGTCAGCCAGGAACAGCTTCTCAATGTCTATGCGCGCCTTGGTCTCGACTGCCAGATTGAGATGACGCCGCAGGAGGTGTTCGGCGCGGTCATGGACGCGAAGACGACCCTCAGCCTGCTTGGGGGCTACCAGTTGCGTCGCTCTCTGGTCATGGGACAGCCGAGGCTCGAGCTGATCGGAGCGTCGGGCGCGGCACTGCCCGCATTGAAGGCCTTGGGCTGTTTCACCGAGGTGATCCAGTGGAAGACGCGGGTGTTCATCCCGGTGGATTGCACCGAGGTGCTGGCGCGGGTCCTTGCCGCGCATCCGGTTGGCGCAAGCGCAGCGGATGCAGCCGCATGAGCGCGCGGCGCAGCATCGCAGACCTCTCGGCTGATCTTGCAGACCGCGCCGAGAGTTTCTGCCGCCAATATTTCCCCGAGGGGTCCAAGCAGGGCAACTATTGGCAGGTTGGCGACACTTCGGGCGCAAAGGGTCAGAGCCTCGCCATCCGGCTGCAAGCTCAGGGTGGGCGCAAAGCCGGATCTTGGACCGATTTCGCGACCGGTGAGTATGGCGATCTGATTGACCTGATGCATGAACGGCTTGGTTCGGTCACGCTCAAGGAAACGCTGAGGGAGGCCCGGTCCTTTCTCGGCGAGGCCCCCTGCCCTTCCTTACCTTGTGACACCCAAAGGGCTGAGTGCCCCGATGCTGCCTCTAGCAAACGCATTGCGCGGGCGCGGAAGCTCTTTGCCGCTGGCAAGCCGGTTCTCGGCACCTTGGCTGCCACCTATCTGCAGGGGCGCGGGATCACACGGCTGGGTCCGGCGCTGCGTTATCACCCGCGGGTTTTCCTGCGGCAGGGCGAGGACGACGCCGATCCGCCGCAAAGGGCCCCTGCCCTGCTCGCGAAGATCACCGACAATCGGGGCCAGATCACCGGCTGCGCACGCTTCTATCTCGACCCGTCCACCGGCGGTTTGGCCGAGATCGAGAGCCCGAAGCGGATCCTCGGACAGCTGCACGGCCATGCCATCCGCTTCTGGTCCGGCAAGGCGCGCAGCGATCTCATCGTCGGTGAAGGTCTCGAGAACACCCTCTCGGTCGGCACGGC
Coding sequences within it:
- a CDS encoding site-specific integrase, whose product is MLKLHDELIEELAKSLMEQNYNPVVVTNHRLYARRFLDYLAERGMPVTMVTPAQVDQYFRHAVLCFQDRYGRPPSSRWHRLPQTAIGRLLRLAQGTWPPETEIESGAMLRHAICHDYGNWMRDERGLSDATIDARSREARRFLDWYFCRSGADDLSAMAVRDIDHYMDMRAIGLRRISLSGSAAWLRSLLRYLHQSGRVPTDLSPQVIGPMLYAYEDVPSILSRSQIDLVLEATGRDRSPRGLRDHAILLMLATYGLRQGEICNLRLDDIDWRADSLRIRHTKTNACSTMPLLTPVGDALLDYLRAGRPQVECREIFIRSLAPYTRMTNLHGMVKRRLAAAGVTPVGKRGPHIFRHARAVELLRASVPQKIIGDVLGHRSTESTNTYLKLATEDLRAVALDVPGSEVLS
- a CDS encoding toprim domain-containing protein: MSARRSIADLSADLADRAESFCRQYFPEGSKQGNYWQVGDTSGAKGQSLAIRLQAQGGRKAGSWTDFATGEYGDLIDLMHERLGSVTLKETLREARSFLGEAPCPSLPCDTQRAECPDAASSKRIARARKLFAAGKPVLGTLAATYLQGRGITRLGPALRYHPRVFLRQGEDDADPPQRAPALLAKITDNRGQITGCARFYLDPSTGGLAEIESPKRILGQLHGHAIRFWSGKARSDLIVGEGLENTLSVGTALSEFDLASCLTATHLGLFIPPPGIKRIWIARDNDEAGRTASLRLRNQLESLGIACGGLVPNMGDFNDDLRAFGKDALRRSLLEAMKVQGLEIEDG